A single Euzebyales bacterium DNA region contains:
- the rplS gene encoding 50S ribosomal protein L19: MNPTDMIDLENLRDDVPEFRAGDRVRVHVRVVEGNRSRIQVFEGDVIARRGSGVSETFTVRKISFNGIGVERTFPVHAPVIDHIEVVRRGRVRRAKLYYLRDRVGKKAKIRERRDVAGV, from the coding sequence ATGAACCCGACCGACATGATCGACCTCGAGAACCTGCGTGACGACGTGCCCGAGTTCCGGGCCGGTGACCGCGTGCGCGTCCACGTCCGCGTGGTCGAGGGCAACCGCTCGAGGATCCAGGTCTTCGAGGGGGACGTGATCGCGCGTCGCGGCAGTGGCGTGAGCGAGACGTTCACGGTCCGCAAGATCAGCTTCAACGGCATCGGCGTCGAGCGCACGTTCCCGGTGCACGCGCCCGTCATCGATCACATCGAGGTCGTCCGCCGTGGGCGCGTTCGTCGCGCCAAGCTGTACTACCTGCGGGACCGCGTGGGCAAGAAGGCGAAGATCCGCGAGCGCCGCGACGTCGCGGGTGTCTGA